A stretch of Lactiplantibacillus brownii DNA encodes these proteins:
- the glf gene encoding UDP-galactopyranose mutase, with product MKKYDYLVVGAGLFGAVFAHEAALKGKKVKVIEKRDHIAGNIYTKEIDGIQVHQYGAHIFHTSDKDIWDYVNQFAEFNRYTNSPVANYKGHMYNLPFNMNTFSELWGVRTPAEAQAKIQAQKDAAQLSGQPKNLEEQAISLIGTDIYQKLIKGYTEKQWGQKATDLPAFIIRRLPVRYTYDNNYFNDTYQGIPIGGYTQIVEKMLDHPEIDVETNVDFFENKDKYLQDFPKVIFTGMIDQYYNYQLGELEYRSLHFESEELDTDNYQGNAVINYTDSETPFTRIIEHKHFEFGKGDAGKTVITREYPADWKRGDEPYYPVNNTKNNSLYKQYASLAKKEGNVVFGGRLGQYRYYDMHQVIHAALVTVKAEL from the coding sequence TTGAAAAAATACGATTACTTAGTAGTAGGTGCTGGTTTATTCGGTGCAGTTTTTGCCCACGAAGCTGCTTTAAAAGGGAAAAAGGTAAAAGTGATTGAAAAACGTGATCACATCGCTGGCAATATTTATACCAAAGAAATTGATGGTATTCAAGTCCATCAATATGGTGCGCATATCTTTCATACCTCAGACAAGGATATCTGGGATTATGTGAATCAATTTGCTGAATTTAATCGCTATACTAATAGTCCTGTTGCAAATTATAAGGGCCACATGTACAACTTGCCTTTTAATATGAATACTTTTAGTGAGCTTTGGGGAGTTCGAACACCCGCTGAAGCACAAGCTAAGATTCAAGCTCAGAAGGATGCTGCACAGTTAAGTGGTCAACCTAAAAATCTTGAAGAACAAGCAATTTCTTTAATTGGTACTGATATCTATCAAAAATTAATTAAGGGTTATACCGAAAAACAATGGGGCCAAAAGGCTACCGATTTGCCGGCTTTTATTATTCGTCGCTTACCGGTTCGTTACACTTATGATAACAATTACTTCAACGATACATACCAAGGTATTCCAATTGGTGGTTACACGCAAATCGTCGAAAAAATGTTGGATCACCCGGAAATTGATGTTGAAACTAATGTTGATTTCTTTGAAAATAAGGACAAATATTTACAAGATTTTCCTAAGGTTATTTTTACAGGAATGATTGATCAATATTACAATTATCAATTAGGAGAGTTGGAATATCGGTCATTGCACTTCGAGAGTGAAGAATTAGATACCGACAATTATCAAGGTAATGCAGTAATCAATTATACCGATTCAGAAACACCATTTACTCGGATTATTGAACATAAGCATTTTGAATTCGGTAAAGGTGATGCTGGTAAAACCGTTATCACGCGTGAATATCCGGCAGACTGGAAACGTGGCGATGAACCATATTACCCGGTCAATAATACTAAGAATAATAGTTTGTATAAGCAATACGCTAGCTTGGCTAAAAAAGAGGGCAATGTGGTATTTGGTGGTCGTTTAGGGCAATATCGTTATTATGATATGCACCAAGTTATCCATGCGGCCTTAGTTACAGTAAAGGCAGAATTATAG
- a CDS encoding YveK family protein, translated as MRRFKRFIIVVLSLIVSIGVAYGSYLSNRDHVYTASTLVILEARKSDELKTQQDLQQKVKALSEYTHSSEQMQYLYKRTQNVTNMTSDYDSLKSSYGVTTTDNSTVFSVWSNDKNKLSAMRKLKVGYSGIRKHLTGSHQYMIRVIRKPQITGSFITYGGHKLYKFMVSGVLIGILIGVLLVNIFDGDKNDKQ; from the coding sequence ATGCGCCGGTTTAAACGATTTATAATTGTTGTATTGTCATTAATAGTGTCTATTGGGGTAGCATATGGTTCTTATCTTTCGAATAGGGATCATGTCTACACTGCTTCGACACTAGTGATTCTTGAAGCAAGAAAAAGTGATGAGTTAAAAACACAACAAGACTTGCAACAAAAGGTGAAGGCTCTTTCTGAGTATACACACAGTTCAGAGCAAATGCAGTATCTGTATAAAAGAACACAAAATGTTACAAATATGACAAGCGATTACGATTCTTTAAAGTCATCGTATGGAGTTACAACGACTGATAATTCAACTGTTTTTTCAGTGTGGTCAAATGATAAAAATAAGTTGTCCGCAATGCGAAAATTAAAGGTTGGTTATAGTGGGATTCGGAAGCATTTGACTGGTTCTCATCAGTATATGATCCGAGTAATTAGAAAGCCTCAAATTACTGGTAGCTTTATAACATACGGTGGGCATAAGCTATATAAATTTATGGTCTCTGGTGTTTTAATTGGAATACTGATAGGAGTTTTGTTGGTGAACATATTTGACGGTGATAAAAATGACAAGCAATAG
- a CDS encoding YihY/virulence factor BrkB family protein — protein sequence MKLKERYPKTAKWIEIVIRRYNQANVSNNSIILAYYALMSIAPIILIIGNIVARFNLQTRQILAYAQEFIPSNIYATIKPILLSFLSSSGSGSLSIGIVVTIWSASQIIAAIRRSLNEAYGVTSSQGAIVTRLMAFLLTLGLLLLIVGLSIFFTLSQVVMDAILNLTNTSAAFIPKWWAKLLANKNLITFVGMFVLAMLLYYFVPNAAVKLRYIWIGALVTTIGWLVISQGFRLYVELFAQRVTSYQTIGSLIVLMFWLNFSGMLLMFGGVVNASVQEWFEHTIKAKSPRVMRRLRQRFSKK from the coding sequence ATGAAATTAAAAGAGCGTTACCCCAAAACAGCTAAATGGATTGAAATTGTTATTCGGCGTTATAACCAAGCTAATGTTAGCAATAATTCAATAATTTTAGCTTACTATGCGTTAATGTCAATTGCACCAATTATTTTGATTATCGGGAATATTGTGGCGCGTTTTAACTTGCAAACGCGCCAGATTTTGGCGTACGCCCAGGAATTTATTCCCAGTAATATCTATGCGACGATTAAACCGATCCTACTATCTTTCTTGTCTTCAAGTGGGAGCGGAAGTTTGTCGATTGGGATCGTGGTCACGATCTGGTCGGCCTCACAAATTATTGCGGCCATTCGTCGTAGTTTAAATGAAGCCTATGGTGTGACGAGTTCGCAAGGCGCCATTGTGACGCGATTAATGGCCTTCTTATTAACGTTAGGGTTGTTGTTACTGATTGTTGGGCTATCGATTTTCTTCACTTTGAGTCAAGTTGTCATGGATGCAATCTTGAATTTGACCAATACCTCGGCAGCGTTTATTCCCAAGTGGTGGGCTAAACTGTTAGCCAATAAAAACTTGATTACCTTTGTTGGGATGTTCGTCTTAGCGATGCTGCTGTATTATTTTGTGCCGAATGCAGCTGTGAAATTGCGATACATTTGGATTGGCGCGCTAGTGACCACTATTGGTTGGTTAGTGATCTCGCAAGGTTTTCGACTGTATGTGGAGTTATTTGCACAACGGGTGACCTCATATCAAACTATTGGTAGTTTGATCGTGCTAATGTTCTGGTTAAATTTTTCTGGGATGTTGCTGATGTTTGGCGGGGTCGTGAATGCGTCCGTGCAAGAGTGGTTTGAGCACACGATCAAAGCGAAGTCGCCACGCGTGATGCGTCGGTTGCGGCAACGGTTTAGTAAAAAGTAG
- the larD gene encoding D/L-lactic acid transporter LarD gives MIHQLLAEFMGTALMIIFGVGVHCSEVLKGTKYRGSGHIFAITTWGFGITISLFIFGNVCINPAMVLAQCLLGNLPWSAFIPYSIAEVLGGVVGAVIVWIMYADHFKASENEISPITIRNLFSTAPAVRNLPRNFFVEFFDTFLFISGILAISQVKTPGIVPIGVGLLVWAIGMGLGGPTGFAMNLARDMGPRIAHAILPIKNKADSDWQYGIIVPGIAPFVGAACAALFMRGFFGI, from the coding sequence GTGATTCATCAGCTTCTGGCAGAGTTCATGGGAACCGCCTTGATGATTATTTTTGGTGTCGGTGTCCATTGTAGTGAGGTTTTGAAGGGAACCAAGTATCGTGGCTCAGGTCATATTTTTGCTATTACGACTTGGGGTTTTGGGATTACGATTTCGCTATTTATTTTTGGTAATGTTTGTATTAATCCAGCCATGGTTCTTGCGCAATGTTTGTTAGGTAATCTCCCTTGGAGTGCCTTCATTCCTTATTCAATTGCTGAAGTTTTAGGTGGGGTCGTTGGTGCTGTGATCGTTTGGATCATGTACGCGGACCACTTCAAAGCATCAGAAAATGAAATTTCACCAATTACCATTCGTAACTTATTCTCCACAGCACCAGCTGTTCGGAATTTACCGCGGAATTTCTTCGTCGAATTCTTTGATACCTTCTTATTTATTTCAGGTATCTTAGCGATTTCACAAGTGAAAACGCCTGGTATTGTGCCAATTGGCGTTGGTTTGTTAGTCTGGGCCATTGGGATGGGGCTCGGTGGTCCTACCGGTTTCGCGATGAACCTGGCGCGAGACATGGGTCCACGGATCGCACATGCCATCTTACCGATTAAGAACAAAGCAGACAGTGACTGGCAATACGGTATTATCGTTCCTGGGATTGCCCCATTCGTTGGTGCTGCTTGTGCGGCGTTGTTTATGCGCGGATTTTTCGGAATTTAA